From one Pseudopipra pipra isolate bDixPip1 chromosome 2, bDixPip1.hap1, whole genome shotgun sequence genomic stretch:
- the SMCO4 gene encoding single-pass membrane and coiled-coil domain-containing protein 4 — MRQLRGKPKKETSKDKKERKQAMQEARQQITTVVLPTLAVVVLLIVVFVYVATRPNTTE, encoded by the coding sequence ATGAGGCAGCTAAGAGGAAAACCCAAAAAAGAGACTTCCAAAgataaaaaggagagaaaacaggcAATGCAAGAGGCTCGGCAACAAATCACCACTGTCGTGCTTCCCACGCTGGCTGTGGTAGTACTGCTGATTGTTGTGTTTGTTTATGTAGCGACTCGTCCAAATACAACTGAATGA